The Novipirellula caenicola genome has a window encoding:
- a CDS encoding PAS domain-containing sensor histidine kinase: MNDPLSESVLRNVLFEQSSDAQFIYNSQGILQCNPAMAKMLEMPDPESLVGRYPYEFSPQFQIDGSLSSEKSQRIETWVRQHGKHRFDWLFRRVSGDEFVCEVTLTRVRLGDEDAIVGVWREVTDRRIEQEELRRAQTRLQHALRGGDVGLWDWNLATNEVFYSDQWHRQLGETPGTLSEYVDWESRVHPDDLPTAIQRVKTLLASTNSEYESSFRMRHASGVYRWILARGQVFRDPSGQPTRLLGVHLDVTAQKEHEQRLSKDLHLSEVMLQTLESTLKVTSLEGLSTIVCQQARRLCSAEIAGIDLCNASGGNAANGKHLIHGRSYSTKYAEYPATTLFPKTAGGADQVEGNAVEGMGAESESAEHPDDIALCDFFTSLDQPVLSLTADQLQSHPIGSTLCSSTPHRPPLRGLLVCLLSDGDGQTLGAIWLSDKDEGDFDDEDQSILRQLAYIVSTLIVRLNTQVELRRQTELLDESNEELKQFAYVASHDLQQPLRAISNYAEFINEDYGEVLGEEGRRYLQLQIAAAKRMKKLIDDLLQYSRVSRDDAEFTLVNMDEVVDEAMRRLEVSIEETGAVVRHEGLPTVRGIESRLCQLMQNLIGNAIKYGDPSRSPVITISASEQPEYWLFVVEDNGIGIEPKFRLEVFQVFRRLHDGSKIEGTGIGLSLCKRIVQRHGGEIWVEASPEGGSRFCFQITK; this comes from the coding sequence ATGAACGATCCCTTGTCCGAATCGGTGCTCCGCAATGTTCTGTTTGAACAATCTTCGGACGCTCAGTTCATTTACAATTCGCAGGGGATTTTGCAGTGCAACCCCGCGATGGCGAAAATGTTGGAGATGCCCGATCCGGAATCGCTCGTCGGACGTTACCCTTACGAGTTCTCGCCGCAATTTCAAATCGACGGAAGTTTGTCGAGCGAAAAAAGTCAGCGGATCGAAACCTGGGTTCGCCAACATGGCAAACACCGATTCGATTGGTTGTTTCGCCGTGTCAGTGGCGATGAGTTTGTTTGTGAAGTGACGTTGACCCGAGTCCGATTGGGGGACGAAGATGCGATCGTGGGAGTGTGGCGCGAAGTCACCGACCGTCGTATCGAGCAGGAAGAATTGCGGCGGGCGCAAACGCGGTTACAGCATGCCCTTCGCGGAGGTGACGTGGGGCTTTGGGATTGGAATCTGGCCACCAACGAAGTCTTTTACTCGGACCAATGGCACCGCCAATTAGGCGAGACTCCTGGCACGCTTTCGGAGTACGTGGATTGGGAATCACGGGTGCACCCAGACGATTTGCCCACAGCGATCCAGCGTGTCAAAACATTGTTGGCCAGTACCAATAGCGAATACGAATCGTCCTTCCGCATGCGTCATGCCTCGGGCGTGTATCGTTGGATCTTGGCTCGTGGCCAAGTGTTTCGCGACCCCAGTGGTCAACCGACGCGATTGCTTGGCGTGCACTTGGATGTAACGGCGCAAAAAGAACATGAACAGCGGCTGAGCAAGGATTTGCATCTAAGCGAAGTGATGTTGCAAACGCTCGAGTCGACCTTGAAGGTGACGTCGTTGGAAGGGCTCAGCACGATTGTTTGCCAACAAGCCCGTCGGTTGTGTTCGGCCGAGATCGCGGGCATCGATCTGTGCAATGCGTCTGGTGGTAATGCAGCTAACGGCAAACATCTGATTCACGGTCGCTCGTATTCAACCAAGTACGCCGAGTATCCAGCCACGACGTTGTTTCCGAAAACCGCAGGCGGTGCAGATCAAGTCGAGGGAAACGCTGTGGAAGGAATGGGGGCGGAATCCGAGTCTGCGGAGCATCCCGATGATATCGCGTTATGCGATTTTTTTACTTCGCTCGATCAACCGGTCCTGTCGCTAACGGCGGATCAGCTGCAGTCGCACCCGATTGGTTCCACGCTGTGCAGCAGCACGCCGCATCGTCCTCCGCTGCGTGGACTGCTGGTTTGTTTGTTAAGTGATGGCGACGGTCAAACGCTTGGGGCGATTTGGCTATCGGACAAGGACGAAGGTGATTTTGATGACGAAGATCAATCGATTCTGCGTCAGCTTGCCTACATCGTTTCCACGTTGATTGTCCGGTTGAACACGCAAGTCGAGCTGCGGCGTCAAACCGAATTGTTGGACGAAAGCAACGAAGAGTTGAAGCAATTTGCTTACGTCGCCTCACATGATTTGCAGCAACCATTGCGAGCGATTTCGAATTATGCCGAATTCATCAACGAGGATTACGGTGAAGTCTTAGGTGAGGAAGGCCGACGGTATTTGCAGTTGCAGATTGCGGCTGCGAAACGAATGAAGAAGTTGATCGACGACTTGCTGCAATACTCGCGGGTCAGCCGCGACGACGCCGAGTTCACCCTTGTGAACATGGACGAAGTCGTAGACGAGGCGATGCGGCGATTGGAAGTGTCGATCGAGGAAACGGGGGCGGTGGTGCGGCACGAAGGATTGCCGACGGTCCGTGGGATCGAGTCACGATTGTGCCAATTGATGCAAAATTTGATCGGCAACGCGATCAAGTATGGCGATCCAAGTCGTTCGCCCGTGATCACGATTTCGGCAAGCGAGCAACCCGAGTATTGGTTGTTTGTGGTGGAGGATAACGGGATTGGAATTGAGCCCAAATTCCGGCTCGAAGTTTTTCAAGTGTTTCGGCGGCTCCACGATGGAAGTAAGATCGAGGGGACTGGGATCGGGTTGTCGCTTTGTAAGCGGATCGTGCAGCGGCACGGTGGCGAGATATGGGTGGAAGCGTCACCCGAGGGCGGAAGTCGATTTTGTTTTCAGATCACCAAGTAA
- a CDS encoding response regulator: MMDKKSLRILLVEDAEFEAEITKRALSGCDFENSMTRVASGEDALSYLRREPGYEDVAMPHLVLLDLNLPRMTGRDVLREIRNDPSLAHLFVIICSASDEPSEVTKAYQATANAYITKPLGLGPLREMMNKVGDFLLNVVKIP; this comes from the coding sequence ATGATGGACAAGAAAAGCCTACGGATCTTGCTTGTCGAAGATGCCGAGTTTGAAGCCGAGATCACCAAGCGAGCGCTGAGTGGATGTGATTTCGAAAACTCGATGACACGTGTTGCCAGTGGTGAAGATGCACTTAGCTATCTGCGTCGCGAACCAGGTTATGAGGACGTGGCGATGCCGCATCTGGTGCTACTGGACCTGAATTTGCCTCGGATGACCGGACGTGACGTGCTCCGCGAGATTCGCAACGACCCATCGCTCGCACATCTGTTTGTGATCATCTGCTCGGCCTCGGATGAACCGAGCGAAGTGACCAAGGCGTATCAAGCGACCGCGAATGCCTACATCACCAAGCCGCTCGGTCTCGGACCGCTACGAGAAATGATGAACAAAGTAGGCGACTTCTTACTGAACGTCGTCAAGATTCCTTGA
- the acnA gene encoding aconitate hydratase AcnA encodes MFIKSTLLENPAVNFDPFGARDQFDTGHGTATIYRLSKLEEAGLGEISRLPFSIRVLLEAVLRNCDDFLVTQQDVKNLAAWNAASPAKQEVPFKPYRVVLQDFTGVPAIVDLAAMRSAMQRIGGDPNKINPLIPVDLVIDHSVQVDFFGTDGALAQNVEREFERNRERYEFLRWGQKAFDNFRVVPPNVGIVHQVNLEYLASVVALKETDEGPVAMPDTLVGTDSHTTMINGLGVLGWGVGGIEAEANMLGQPLYMLMPEVIGFELTGALPQGATATDMVLRVVEILREEGVVGKFVEFFGTGMNEMSVADRATIANMAPEYGATMGFFPVDQVTLDYMRQTGRSEQQIALVESYCKEQGLFRTDDGPELNYTKKLSLDLGTVEPSLAGPKRPQDRITLKDMKKSFEKSLTAPVGKTGFGLDSDALQRTGKVENNGDTSEITHGAVVIAAITSCTNTSNPSVMIGAGLLAKKAAERGLKVPSHVKTSLAPGSRVVTEYLDKANLTDSLRALGFHTVGYGCTTCIGNSGPLPDPVAAAIKSGDLVASAVLSGNRNFEGRVNPLTKANYLASPPLVVAYALAGTTDIDLLTEPLGQDESGNDVFLKDVWPTNEEISDTIASSIDPSMFTEQYEASVTGNELWNAIDVSGGALYPWDENSTYIHHPPFLDSVTGEDVPDIAPIKGARVLALLGDSVTTDHISPAGAIASDGPAGRFLKDSGVEVREFNSFGSRRGNDRVMVRGTFANIRIRNQLAPGTEGGVTRYLPDGDVMSIYDASMKYQAADVPLVVLAGAEYGTGSSRDWAAKGTMLLGVKAVIAASYERIHRSNLVGMGVLPLEFADGATWQSLGLTGEETFDIPDLSESLEPRSTITVHATDVNNNTKSFPCVVRIDTPVELQYYRNAGILPTVLRNLSK; translated from the coding sequence ATGTTTATTAAGTCCACTTTGCTAGAGAATCCTGCTGTGAATTTCGATCCATTCGGCGCTCGCGATCAATTTGACACTGGCCACGGAACAGCGACGATTTATCGTCTCAGCAAGCTCGAGGAAGCTGGGTTAGGCGAGATCAGCCGTCTTCCCTTTTCCATTCGAGTCTTGCTCGAAGCGGTCTTGCGAAACTGTGACGACTTTCTCGTCACGCAGCAGGACGTCAAAAACTTGGCCGCTTGGAACGCCGCCTCGCCCGCCAAGCAAGAGGTGCCGTTCAAGCCGTACCGGGTTGTCTTGCAAGACTTTACCGGGGTTCCGGCGATCGTCGACTTGGCCGCAATGCGTTCGGCAATGCAGCGAATCGGTGGCGACCCGAACAAAATCAATCCGCTGATTCCTGTCGACTTGGTGATCGACCACTCGGTACAAGTCGACTTTTTCGGTACCGACGGGGCGCTTGCCCAAAACGTCGAACGTGAATTCGAGCGTAACCGCGAACGCTATGAATTCCTGCGTTGGGGCCAGAAAGCATTCGACAATTTCCGCGTCGTTCCACCGAACGTGGGCATCGTCCACCAAGTCAATCTCGAATACTTGGCCAGCGTCGTCGCGCTGAAAGAAACCGACGAAGGTCCCGTGGCAATGCCCGACACCCTGGTTGGCACCGACAGCCACACCACGATGATCAACGGACTTGGCGTGTTGGGCTGGGGCGTTGGTGGTATCGAAGCGGAAGCCAACATGCTTGGTCAACCGCTGTACATGTTGATGCCCGAGGTGATCGGATTCGAATTGACTGGCGCGTTGCCACAGGGTGCGACCGCGACCGACATGGTTTTGCGAGTGGTTGAGATCCTGCGTGAAGAGGGCGTGGTTGGCAAGTTTGTCGAGTTCTTCGGAACCGGAATGAACGAGATGAGCGTGGCGGATCGTGCGACGATCGCCAACATGGCTCCGGAATACGGCGCGACCATGGGCTTTTTCCCTGTCGACCAAGTCACGCTCGATTACATGCGGCAAACCGGCCGCAGCGAGCAGCAGATCGCCTTGGTCGAAAGCTACTGCAAAGAACAGGGCTTGTTCCGTACCGATGATGGTCCCGAGCTGAACTACACCAAGAAATTGTCCTTGGATCTTGGCACCGTCGAACCGAGCTTGGCAGGCCCGAAACGCCCACAAGACCGAATCACGCTGAAGGACATGAAAAAGTCCTTCGAGAAATCGTTGACCGCACCGGTTGGCAAGACCGGCTTTGGGCTCGATTCGGATGCCTTGCAACGCACCGGCAAAGTCGAAAACAATGGCGACACCAGCGAAATCACGCACGGTGCGGTGGTGATTGCCGCAATCACCTCGTGCACCAACACCAGCAACCCATCGGTCATGATCGGTGCTGGATTGTTGGCCAAAAAGGCAGCCGAGCGTGGATTGAAAGTGCCGTCGCATGTCAAAACCAGCTTGGCACCGGGTTCCCGCGTGGTCACCGAATATTTGGACAAAGCCAATCTGACCGACAGCCTGCGAGCGCTCGGTTTTCACACTGTCGGCTATGGCTGTACCACCTGTATCGGAAACAGTGGTCCGCTTCCCGACCCCGTCGCTGCAGCCATCAAGTCAGGCGACTTGGTCGCCTCGGCGGTCCTCAGTGGTAACCGCAACTTCGAAGGCCGCGTCAACCCGCTGACCAAAGCCAACTACTTGGCCAGCCCGCCACTGGTGGTCGCCTACGCGTTGGCAGGAACCACCGACATCGATTTGTTGACCGAACCCCTTGGTCAAGACGAATCGGGCAACGATGTGTTCCTGAAAGATGTTTGGCCAACCAACGAAGAAATCAGCGACACGATCGCATCGTCGATCGATCCGTCGATGTTCACCGAACAATACGAAGCCTCGGTAACGGGCAACGAATTGTGGAACGCGATTGATGTCTCGGGCGGGGCGTTGTACCCGTGGGACGAAAACAGCACCTACATTCACCATCCGCCGTTCCTCGATTCGGTCACCGGCGAAGACGTTCCGGATATCGCACCGATCAAGGGTGCACGCGTGTTGGCGTTGCTTGGCGATTCGGTCACGACCGACCACATCTCGCCCGCCGGAGCGATTGCATCGGATGGACCTGCGGGTCGATTCTTGAAGGATTCGGGCGTCGAAGTGCGTGAATTCAACAGCTTTGGTTCACGTCGCGGCAACGACCGAGTGATGGTGCGTGGCACGTTTGCCAACATTCGCATTCGCAACCAATTGGCTCCGGGAACCGAAGGTGGCGTCACCCGCTATCTGCCCGATGGCGATGTAATGAGCATTTACGATGCATCGATGAAATACCAAGCCGCCGATGTGCCATTGGTGGTTTTGGCGGGTGCCGAATACGGTACCGGCAGCAGCCGCGACTGGGCCGCCAAGGGCACGATGCTGTTAGGCGTCAAGGCGGTGATCGCAGCCAGTTACGAACGAATTCATCGCAGCAACTTGGTTGGCATGGGTGTGTTGCCGCTTGAATTTGCCGACGGTGCGACTTGGCAGTCACTTGGTTTGACAGGCGAAGAAACGTTTGACATCCCCGATCTGTCCGAGTCGCTCGAACCCCGTTCGACGATCACCGTGCACGCGACCGATGTGAACAACAACACCAAGTCGTTCCCATGCGTGGTGCGAATCGACACCCCGGTCGAGCTGCAGTACTATCGCAACGCGGGAATTCTGCCGACCGTGCTTCGCAACTTGTCGAAGTAA
- a CDS encoding glycosyltransferase — protein MRIAFVITELNPGGAERCLSEIAIGLADQGDHVRVYSIGSPPLPEKAIFADRLCSHGISVTYLNLDSAWHFIRARRELAKLLRSFQPSLVQTFLFHANVIGTMAAIDAGVDVRVGGIRVAEANRIRCQIERRLVKKMKHVVCVSEEVKRFSHRYLGTQAASTSVIPNAVDVPTFSTAHPVALHTIGWDDDSVVTLFVGRMHPQKGLELLQEQIDTLAPAGSQRRMLLIGEGPLETEIDEWTQQVGHDRVQRLPWHANIAAWMRASRVLVLPSRYEGMPNVVLEAMAAGLPVVSSNVEGSSTLLAHAAEDQLFESGDSEMMAQRVTRFLEDVDFARELGQQNQARARTDFSIPTMIDRYRTLYRDLLNQ, from the coding sequence ATGCGAATCGCTTTTGTCATTACCGAATTGAATCCCGGCGGCGCCGAACGGTGTTTGTCCGAGATCGCGATCGGCTTGGCCGACCAGGGCGATCATGTGCGGGTTTACAGTATTGGATCGCCGCCGCTACCTGAGAAAGCGATCTTCGCCGACCGGCTTTGCTCGCATGGCATCTCGGTCACCTATCTAAATCTCGACTCGGCGTGGCACTTCATACGGGCGCGACGTGAATTGGCAAAGTTGCTGCGATCGTTTCAGCCATCGCTGGTGCAAACGTTCTTATTCCACGCCAACGTGATCGGCACGATGGCGGCAATCGATGCAGGAGTGGATGTGCGTGTGGGCGGCATTCGTGTTGCCGAGGCGAATCGAATCCGCTGCCAAATTGAACGACGGCTGGTCAAAAAAATGAAACACGTCGTCTGTGTCAGCGAAGAGGTGAAACGATTTTCACACCGATACTTGGGCACCCAAGCGGCGAGTACTTCGGTTATCCCCAACGCAGTGGACGTGCCGACGTTTTCAACTGCCCATCCCGTCGCCCTGCACACGATCGGCTGGGATGACGACAGCGTGGTGACTCTGTTTGTGGGACGGATGCACCCGCAAAAAGGACTGGAGCTGCTACAGGAACAAATCGATACACTGGCGCCGGCAGGTTCGCAACGGCGGATGCTGTTGATCGGCGAAGGACCGCTCGAAACGGAAATCGATGAGTGGACGCAGCAGGTGGGTCATGACCGAGTCCAACGTTTACCGTGGCACGCTAACATCGCCGCGTGGATGCGAGCATCACGCGTGCTGGTGTTGCCTAGCCGCTACGAGGGCATGCCCAATGTGGTGCTCGAAGCGATGGCGGCCGGGTTGCCAGTTGTGTCCAGTAACGTCGAAGGATCCAGCACGTTGTTGGCGCACGCGGCGGAGGACCAGTTGTTCGAATCGGGTGACTCGGAAATGATGGCCCAGCGGGTCACGCGTTTTCTCGAGGACGTTGATTTTGCACGTGAACTTGGGCAACAAAACCAAGCACGGGCGCGTACCGATTTTTCAATCCCGACGATGATCGATCGGTACCGGACTCTGTATCGCGATCTGCTGAATCAATAA
- a CDS encoding RsmE family RNA methyltransferase, whose protein sequence is MTRRYYCSNLPSNGGNIVLVDAEAQHAIRVMRVKTGESITLFDGKGSEAEAVIESITRRECFCSTQPTTQPDREPQVSLHLGVALPKPDRCRELVERLTEIGVKTLTPIVAARTQREPSASLLEKLRRTVIEACKQSGRNHLMEIQDTLTSSQFFADAAHQDQLLWIAHPADDADQVAVANRDDATNCCAAVGPEGGWTEDEVGLAMQNGFQCLPLGKRIYRIETAAVVIAARML, encoded by the coding sequence ATGACTCGTCGTTATTATTGTTCTAACCTGCCCTCCAACGGGGGAAACATCGTCCTGGTCGACGCCGAGGCTCAGCATGCCATCCGGGTGATGCGGGTCAAAACCGGCGAATCGATCACGCTGTTTGATGGCAAGGGAAGCGAGGCCGAGGCGGTGATCGAATCAATCACCAGGCGCGAGTGTTTTTGCAGCACCCAGCCGACCACCCAGCCGGATCGTGAGCCCCAGGTGTCACTGCATTTGGGCGTGGCGCTGCCGAAGCCCGATCGTTGTCGCGAGCTGGTCGAACGCTTGACCGAAATCGGAGTGAAAACGTTAACACCAATCGTGGCGGCACGGACGCAGCGAGAGCCATCGGCATCGCTACTAGAAAAACTGAGACGGACCGTGATCGAAGCTTGTAAACAATCCGGCCGTAACCATTTGATGGAAATCCAAGACACGCTCACCAGCAGCCAATTTTTTGCCGACGCGGCCCATCAAGATCAACTCCTCTGGATTGCCCATCCTGCCGACGATGCTGATCAAGTCGCAGTCGCTAACCGCGACGACGCGACAAATTGCTGTGCCGCGGTGGGGCCCGAGGGTGGATGGACCGAGGACGAAGTCGGTTTGGCGATGCAAAACGGATTCCAGTGCCTGCCGCTTGGCAAGCGAATTTATCGAATCGAAACCGCCGCGGTCGTGATTGCCGCTCGCATGTTGTAG
- a CDS encoding PQQ-binding-like beta-propeller repeat protein: MTLRFPGSHGMLAIALITSTHLTTAFADSPWPQFRGASGDGIVSGQSIPLNFGETENVTWKTELPGKAWSSPVIADGTIWLTTAIENIPSEDERIALLKQKDIEAKKFNQVAIAKSISLKLLAVDFASGKLQHTIDLAEIEAPDPIHSLNSYASPTPVIDGEHIYCHFGTFGTFCVDRTNRQIVWSRTLPLEHGVGPGSSPFIFRDRLVLIQDGMDRQYVTALDKATGETVWETDRPELEAPSGEMKKSYCTPIAITDKQGREQLICMGSQWIVAYNPSDGSEVWKVYHGKGFSVVPRPVYGDGVVYFCTGFGKPMLFAVNVEGSGDVTDSHVLWQVKKGIPAKPSPVLHDGLLYVIEDSGVASCFDAKSGEEVWKQRIGGKYSASPVLVGGHLLIGSHEGKVTLIQPGSEGKVVAENEVDGQIMASPAVVDNALILRTDKALYRIEG; this comes from the coding sequence ATGACGCTCCGCTTTCCCGGCTCGCACGGCATGCTTGCCATCGCCTTGATCACATCGACACATCTGACCACTGCATTTGCCGATTCGCCTTGGCCGCAATTCCGGGGTGCGTCGGGGGACGGCATCGTCAGTGGCCAATCGATTCCGCTGAACTTTGGTGAAACCGAAAACGTGACTTGGAAGACAGAGCTTCCTGGAAAAGCGTGGTCGTCCCCTGTGATCGCCGATGGCACGATTTGGTTGACCACCGCGATCGAGAACATCCCCAGTGAGGATGAACGAATCGCGTTACTCAAGCAAAAAGACATTGAGGCAAAGAAGTTCAATCAGGTTGCAATCGCCAAGTCGATCTCACTGAAACTGCTGGCGGTCGATTTCGCGTCCGGCAAACTTCAACACACGATTGACCTTGCGGAAATCGAGGCTCCCGATCCGATTCATTCGCTCAACAGCTACGCCTCGCCCACGCCGGTGATTGATGGCGAACATATCTATTGCCACTTTGGAACCTTTGGGACGTTTTGCGTCGATCGAACGAACCGCCAGATCGTATGGAGTCGCACGCTGCCGTTAGAACACGGGGTCGGTCCCGGCAGTTCACCGTTTATCTTCCGCGATCGCCTCGTGCTGATTCAAGACGGAATGGATCGCCAATACGTCACGGCACTGGATAAAGCGACCGGCGAAACGGTATGGGAAACCGACCGACCTGAGTTGGAAGCTCCCAGCGGCGAGATGAAAAAGTCGTACTGCACCCCGATTGCGATCACGGACAAACAAGGCCGCGAGCAGTTGATTTGCATGGGATCGCAGTGGATCGTCGCCTACAACCCCAGCGATGGCAGCGAAGTTTGGAAGGTCTATCACGGCAAAGGATTTTCGGTGGTCCCGCGTCCCGTCTATGGCGACGGTGTCGTTTATTTCTGCACCGGTTTTGGCAAACCGATGTTGTTTGCGGTGAACGTCGAAGGATCCGGCGACGTGACCGACTCGCATGTTTTATGGCAAGTCAAAAAAGGCATCCCCGCCAAACCGTCACCGGTGCTGCACGACGGATTGCTGTACGTGATCGAAGACAGCGGCGTGGCCAGTTGTTTTGATGCAAAGAGCGGCGAGGAAGTTTGGAAGCAGCGAATTGGCGGCAAGTATTCTGCGTCGCCGGTGTTGGTGGGCGGTCATTTGCTGATCGGATCGCACGAAGGCAAAGTCACGTTGATCCAGCCCGGCAGTGAAGGCAAGGTCGTAGCCGAGAACGAGGTCGATGGCCAAATCATGGCCTCGCCCGCCGTCGTCGACAACGCATTGATCCTGAGAACCGACAAGGCGCTCTATCGAATCGAAGGCTAA